From the Nostoc sp. PCC 7107 genome, the window TATTTTGGCGATTAGCAGCAAAGGTGATATGTGATGGAAGTTTCCCTTGACAGTCTGTGGTCTCAGGTGCTAAAGCGCCTACAGATAGAATTATCCCGTCCAACCTTTGAAACTTGGATTAAAACTGCTAATGCGGAGCGATTAGAAAATAATTGTTTAGTCATTATTACGCCGAACCCCTTTGCCCGCAATTGGTTGCAGAAGTATTACATTAATACTATTGCCAATGTCGTGCAGAATATTTTGGGTTATCCGGTTGAGATTTATATTACCGTTGCTCAAGGTGGTGAAGTTACGCCAATAGACAAGCGCGAAACTGCTGAAAAATTCCCTAATTCCAGTTTTGTGTCTGAAAGCCTGACGCAAAAAACTCAGATGAATGCAGAATTAAACTCAAAATACGTGTTTTCGCGGTTTGTGGTGGGCGCAAATAACCGAATGGCGCACGCAGCATCCTTAGCCGTTGCAGAGTCCCCAGGTAAGGAGTTTAATCCTTTATTTTTGTGTGGTGGTGTTGGTTTAGGAAAAACTCACCTGATGCAAGCAATTGGTCATTATCGCTGGGAAATTTGCCCAAATTCTAAAATATTTTACGTTTCGACAGAGCAATTTACAAATGACTTAATTACAGCCATCCGCAAAGATAGTATGCAAAGCTTCCGAGAACATTATCGGGCTGCTGATGTGCTGTTAGTTGATGATATTCAGTTTCTTGAAGGTAAAGAGTATACCCAAGAAGAGTTTTTCCATACTTTTAATACATTACATGAAGCTGGCAAACAAGTTGTGATTGCTTCTGACCGCCCACCAAATCAAATTCCTCAACTGCAAGAGAGGCTGTCTTCACGGTTTTCTATGGGGTTAATTGCTGATATTCAACCGCCTGATTTAGAAACGCGAATGGCGATTTTACAAAAAAAGGCCGAGTATGAAAATATCCGTTTGCAGAGAGATGTGATTGAGTATATCGCAACTAACTACAAATCGAATATTCGGGAATTGGAAGGAGCATTGATCAGGGCTTTAGCTTATATTTCGATTTGGGGTTTGCCAATGACGGTAGAAAATATTACCCCTGTTTTAGAAACACCTAGCGAAAAATTAGCTGCTACTCCAGAGGTAATTTTAGCGACTATTGCTGAGAATTTTGATGTCTCAATTGAAGACCTCAAAAGTAACTCACGACGGCGGGAAATTAGCTGGGCGCGTCAAATCGCCATGTATTTAATGCGTCAACACACTGATTTGAGTCTGCCGAGAATTGGGGAAGAGTTTGGTGGCAAAGACCATACAACTGTGATGTATAGTTGTGAAAAAATTACTCAGCTAAAAGAAAGCGATCGCAATTTAGGAAACACCCTCCGCCAACTGAGCGATCGTATTAACATGACTAGCCGTTCTCAAAAATCATCAAGGAATTAATCTGAAGTTTTCCACAGCCCGCAAACTACTCATTGATATAAATGCTTCAGAAATCAATTTAAAATATTAAGTTAAGTATAAAAAATGATTAAAATTAAATATCTCTGTGGAAAAAAACCACAAATCTGTGGAAAACTTCATCAAGTATAATTACCTTGTGGAAAAATCCATCATGTTTTCCACAAGTTTTCCACAGGTATTAACACTGTTAATTTAAGAGGTTAAGGGCTAGAGAAATTTTCATGGTCTTAATTCTGGGCATTATTCCCTGTGGGGAAAATACCTGGAAAATGTGAGTATTGACTAATAGTAAAAAATACTAATCTCTACCTTTAATCTTTAGCCCTAGCCTCTAACCCCTAGCCCCTAGCCCATAGTTTCTAACCCATGAAATTACTCTGCTCTCAAAGCGACCTCAGTACTAACCTCTCCCTCGTTAGTCGTGCTGTACCTTCACGCCCGAATCATCCGGTGTTGGCAAATATACTTTTACAAGCGAATGCAGAAACTAACCAAGTCAGTTTAACCGCCTTTGATTTGAGTTTGGGTATTCGTACTAGCTTTAGTGCAGAGGTTTGGCAAGGAGGAGCGATCGCCCTACCTGCTAAACTTTTGCTAGATATTACCTCGCGTTTACCAGAAGGGGAAATTACCTTAGATGACGAAGCTTCAGTTGCAGCCACAGGCGAAGGTTTAATTGTCAATCTAACACCTAAAAGCGGATGTTACCAATTACGCGCTATGAGTGCGGAAGACTTTCCCGAACTCCCGATAATTGAAGATGCAGAACCAATTCATCTAACAGCCGCAGCCCTAATTGAAGGACTAAGGGGTTCATTATTCGCCACTAGTGCTGATGAAACCAAGCAAGTTCTCACAGGTGTACATTTAAGCGTGAAACAAGACACCCTAGAATTTGGTGCAACGGATGGGCATCGCCTCGCAGTTGTAGAAACGACAAATGAGCGTCCCTTGGGCGGAAGTGGTGAATTAGAGGTAACAGTACCCAGCAAAGCCTTACGAGAACTAGAAAGGATGTTGGCGCATCATGCAGCTGATGATGCGATCGCCTTATATTTAGATCAGGGTCAAGTTATCTTCGAGTGGCAAAATCAACGCTTAACTAGCCGCACTTTAGAAGGGCAATATCCCGCATATCGCCAACTCATTCCCCGCCAATTTGAGCGACAAGTCACAGTTGATCGCAAACAATTTTTAAGTACTTTAGAAAGAATTGCTGTATTAGCTGATCAAAAGAATAATATAGTCAAACTCACTATTGATCATGCCTCCCAAGAATTGACATTATCTTGTGAAGCTCAAGAAATGGGTAGTGGTAGAGAATCAATGCCTGCGGAAATATCTGGCGAAGATATCGAAATTGCCTTTAATGTAAAGTATTTAATGGAAGGCTTAAAAGCCTTGCCATCTTCAGAAATTCAAATGCACATTAATCAAAACCTCACGCCAGTGATTTTTACACCCCTTGGCGGATTGAAGATGACTTATTTAGCTATGCCAGTACAATTACGTACTTAGATTATATTCGTTTTTTGATAAACAGGAACTGCAAAGGAAACAAAAAATGGATCATATTCCAATCCTAAAGAATTTGAGATAAAAATTGGCGCGTTCTGTCTTCTTGAGGGTTGGTGAAAAAGATATCGGGTGTTGCTGACTCTACGAGAGAACCACTATCCATGAGAATTACTCGGTCAGCAACTTCACGGGCGAATCCGACTTCGTGGGTAACAACAACCATCGTCATACCATCACGCGCCAGACCGCGCATCACATCTAATACTTCGCGTACCATTTCTGGGTCTAAAGCTGATGTAGGTTCGTCGAATAGCATAATTTTAGGCTGCATAGCTAACGCACGAGCGATCGCTACCCGTTGTTGTTGTCCACCAGATAACTGTCCGGGATATTTTTGTGCTTGTTCTAATATTCCTACTCTTTCTAACAGTTGCATTGCTAATTCTTCCGCTGTAGCTTTTGAAGAGCGACGTACCCAAATTGGCGCTAAGGTAATATTTTGCAATACTGTGAGATGGGGAAACAAATTAAATTGTTGAAAAACCATACCAACTTCTTGCCGGATTGCTTCAATATTACGCAAGTCATGGCTGATGGTAATACCGTCAATAATAATAGTTCCTTTTTGATATTCTTCTAAAGCATTAAATGTGCGGATAAATGTTGATTTACCTGAACCGGAAGGCCCCATAATAACAACAACTTCTCCCCGATTAACACTTAGACTTACACCTTGGAGAACATGAAATTTTCCATACCATTTATGAACATTTTCAGCAATAATGATTGATTTTGTTTCTGTTATCATGAATTTTTAGCCCTAGATTATATTTTCACTAACATCTATTCAATAAAAACATTGCTTGGATTTTATCAAATTAACAGCTCTGGAAATTGGCAATTGATGTATTATTAAATCTTAGTACTGTTACAAAAAATTCGGTGTCTAAACCAGCAGATACAGGCGGTAAGCGATTAATTAGTCTCGCTCCCGATGCCTGGGTAAAATGGGTGACTCAACGCCCAGAAGTTGTCGCAAAAGAAATTTTGGGTTCTGAGTTTCAGTGGATTAGCCGCGAAACAGATGTGCTTGTGAAAGCATACAGTGAGGCTTGTGGCGATTTTTTGGTACTCACCGAATTACAATTGCGCTACACAACCAAAATGCCTTTAAGGATGAGGGCTTATGCGGCTTTGGCACAAGAGCGTTACCAACTGCCAACATATCCAGTTTTAATCAACATCTTGCCACCACCAACGACAGTAACAGTTGTCAGTAGTTACGAGCAAGAATTTTTAGGATTACGCGCTATCCAAGACTATCGTGTGATTAATTTATGGGAAGTGGACGCTGAAATAGTTTTTCAGCAACCAATTCCATCTTTATTACCGTTTGTTCCAATATTGCGAGGCGGAGGAGAAGCATCTGTTGTAGAACGCGCACTACAGGTACTACGAGCAGATGAGCAGTTGAACCAGTTAGAATCATTGCTGGCTTTTTTTGCTAGTTTTGTGTTAGAGACACCTTTAGTACAGCAAATTATGAGGTGGGATATGACAGTATTAAGAGAATCACCTTGGTATGAAGAAATTTTAACTGAAGGTAGAGAATTAGGTCTTCAGCAAGGCTTAGAACAAGGTTTAGAACAAGGCTTAGAACAAGGCTTGGAACAAGGCTTGGAACAAGGTGCGCGACGGCAATTAATCCGGGTGTTACAACGACGTTTTGGCGAAGTTCCACCTTCAGTAGTGGCAAATTTGGAAAGTGCGAGTGTAGAACAGTTAGAAAATCTCATGGATGTGGCTATTACCGTCAATTCTTTGGCAGAATTTCTGACTGTCTTATCGGATGAAAGTGATACCACGCAATAATTAATTAAACTGTCTTTCTAAACGCTGAGATACTAACGACATTGAATAACAAAATAGCCAATAAATTAACCCTACAAATAAATAAACTTCTGCATAGCGCCCGATAAATTGTGGCTGTGCCAAGATAGATCGGGCCATGCCAGTTAATTCTACTAAACCTAGTAAAGATAATAGTGAAGTATCTTTAAATAAGCCGATAAACTGTCCGACAATTGCTGGAATAACCGCCCGTAAAGCTTGAGGAAGGACAATTAATAAAATTACCAATGGTGCTTTTAAACCTAATGCTTTGGCTGCTTCAATTTGACCACGGGGAATTGCTTGCAGTCCGCCACGGACATTTTCTGCCATGTAAGCCGCACTAAATAAAACTAATCCGGCAATTCCTCTAATTACTCTATCTAAACGCCAGTCTGTCGGGAGAAATAAAGGTAACATGACTTGAGCTAGAAATAAGATACCGATTAGCGGTAATCCTCGCACAATCTCTATATATAGAATAGAAAACCAACGTAATACAGGCAGTTTACTAGTACGTCCTAAAGCTAATAAAACCCCTAAAGGAAACGAAAGTATAATACTCACGACTGCCATTAAAACAGTTAGTAGTAAACCATTCCATAAATTTGTAGGTACAGTTTGTAAGCCAAATCCCCCACCAATTAGCCAGATAATTACAGGAAATGATAATAACCAGAGTGGAGATAGCCAAGGAGTTATGGTTTTATAAAATATTTTGCCAAGCCAAAAGCTTGTTAATGTTAATGTCGCAATAAACAGTAACCATATATGCGAGGTGAAATCCAAAGGCAGAATGATTAATAATAAACCATAAATAAAAGCAAAAATGGCAAGTCCTAGCTTAGTAAAACTTTGTTTGTTAAATACAACACCGCTATTTATAGCAAATAAAATAGAAGCGATCGCCAAAACAATCCAAACTCGCCAATATAGGTTTTGGGGAAATCTACCGACTAAAAATAAACGTAAATTAACTTGAATTACCGCCCATTGTGCTTTAGCATTTACCCACGTTAATACTCCCTGCAATACCCAAAATAAAAATACTAAACAGACAATAGTTAGTAAGCTGTTGTACCAAGTATTAAATAAGTTTTTCCGCAACCAAGTTAATTGATAATTTGTCATTTCTAATTTTTTAATCCTGTTATCTCTCTTGAATTTGTACGGTACGATTCAGCAAATTCATGATGATGGAGATAGTCAAGCTCAAGGTAAGATAAGTGAGCATAAGTAGTAACATTACTTCTACGGCTCTCCCGGTTTGGTTGAAGGTGGTGGAAGCTACGAAGTAAACATCTGGATAACCAATAGCGATCGCTAAACTGGAATTTTTCGTCAAATTCAGATACTGACTGGTTAATGGCGGAATAATTACCCGCAAAGCTTGAGGAAAAACCACTAGCCGCATCACTAATCTCGGTTTTAAGCCAAGCGATCGCGCCGCCTCCCATTGTCCTTGAGGTACTGATTGAATTCCACCCCGGACAACTTCTGCAATAAACGCACCTGTGTAAAAAATCAATCCCAATAATAGAGCCGAAAACTCTGGGGAAAAATGAACCCAAGGTAAATTAATTCCGCCTTGACTAAAGCTAATAAAACCCCACAGAGAAAATTTATTTTCTACTTTAGGAAAGCTCAAAAAAACCGCAAAGTACCAAAATAGTAATTGTAATAGTAAAGGTGTATTCCGGAAAATTTCAACATAAATTAAGCTGAGATTTCGCACTAACCAGTTATCAGATAACCGAGTTATCCCAGCGGTTATGCCGACAATTGTCGTGAAAAAAATGCCGGCGATCGCCACACGCAAGGAATTAATTAATCCCACCCATAAAGCACGAGTGTATGTATCAGTCGATTTGTAAGCAATCAGCGTTTCTCCAATATCAAAAGATGCTTGCTGTTTGAGAAAATCAAATCCAAATCGAATGCCTAGTTGTTGTAAATTACGATTCAGGTTACTCCAAAGTATTGTTACTAAAATTGCTGCTAAAAATACAGCAACAAATTGTGTTGTGATTTGCCAAAAACGATAATCACGCCAAATAGGCGGTTTGTCATTTGTCATTTAATTTGTATGGAGAGGTGAGGGAGACAAAGTGGACAAGGGAGAGAGATGTTTGTCAATCATTTAGGATTGCTCTATGAAGTTTCACAATTCATCTAAATGGTGGGGAATAGAGCAGTCCGCTTTTTGACCAGAGTTGATTTTGACCACGAGCGAGATTGAGTTTGGTT encodes:
- a CDS encoding amino acid ABC transporter ATP-binding protein; the encoded protein is MTETKSIIIAENVHKWYGKFHVLQGVSLSVNRGEVVVIMGPSGSGKSTFIRTFNALEEYQKGTIIIDGITISHDLRNIEAIRQEVGMVFQQFNLFPHLTVLQNITLAPIWVRRSSKATAEELAMQLLERVGILEQAQKYPGQLSGGQQQRVAIARALAMQPKIMLFDEPTSALDPEMVREVLDVMRGLARDGMTMVVVTHEVGFAREVADRVILMDSGSLVESATPDIFFTNPQEDRTRQFLSQIL
- a CDS encoding amino acid ABC transporter permease, whose translation is MTNDKPPIWRDYRFWQITTQFVAVFLAAILVTILWSNLNRNLQQLGIRFGFDFLKQQASFDIGETLIAYKSTDTYTRALWVGLINSLRVAIAGIFFTTIVGITAGITRLSDNWLVRNLSLIYVEIFRNTPLLLQLLFWYFAVFLSFPKVENKFSLWGFISFSQGGINLPWVHFSPEFSALLLGLIFYTGAFIAEVVRGGIQSVPQGQWEAARSLGLKPRLVMRLVVFPQALRVIIPPLTSQYLNLTKNSSLAIAIGYPDVYFVASTTFNQTGRAVEVMLLLMLTYLTLSLTISIIMNLLNRTVQIQER
- a CDS encoding DUF4351 domain-containing protein, which codes for MSKPADTGGKRLISLAPDAWVKWVTQRPEVVAKEILGSEFQWISRETDVLVKAYSEACGDFLVLTELQLRYTTKMPLRMRAYAALAQERYQLPTYPVLINILPPPTTVTVVSSYEQEFLGLRAIQDYRVINLWEVDAEIVFQQPIPSLLPFVPILRGGGEASVVERALQVLRADEQLNQLESLLAFFASFVLETPLVQQIMRWDMTVLRESPWYEEILTEGRELGLQQGLEQGLEQGLEQGLEQGLEQGARRQLIRVLQRRFGEVPPSVVANLESASVEQLENLMDVAITVNSLAEFLTVLSDESDTTQ
- a CDS encoding amino acid ABC transporter permease, with amino-acid sequence MTNYQLTWLRKNLFNTWYNSLLTIVCLVFLFWVLQGVLTWVNAKAQWAVIQVNLRLFLVGRFPQNLYWRVWIVLAIASILFAINSGVVFNKQSFTKLGLAIFAFIYGLLLIILPLDFTSHIWLLFIATLTLTSFWLGKIFYKTITPWLSPLWLLSFPVIIWLIGGGFGLQTVPTNLWNGLLLTVLMAVVSIILSFPLGVLLALGRTSKLPVLRWFSILYIEIVRGLPLIGILFLAQVMLPLFLPTDWRLDRVIRGIAGLVLFSAAYMAENVRGGLQAIPRGQIEAAKALGLKAPLVILLIVLPQALRAVIPAIVGQFIGLFKDTSLLSLLGLVELTGMARSILAQPQFIGRYAEVYLFVGLIYWLFCYSMSLVSQRLERQFN
- the dnaN gene encoding DNA polymerase III subunit beta; this encodes MKLLCSQSDLSTNLSLVSRAVPSRPNHPVLANILLQANAETNQVSLTAFDLSLGIRTSFSAEVWQGGAIALPAKLLLDITSRLPEGEITLDDEASVAATGEGLIVNLTPKSGCYQLRAMSAEDFPELPIIEDAEPIHLTAAALIEGLRGSLFATSADETKQVLTGVHLSVKQDTLEFGATDGHRLAVVETTNERPLGGSGELEVTVPSKALRELERMLAHHAADDAIALYLDQGQVIFEWQNQRLTSRTLEGQYPAYRQLIPRQFERQVTVDRKQFLSTLERIAVLADQKNNIVKLTIDHASQELTLSCEAQEMGSGRESMPAEISGEDIEIAFNVKYLMEGLKALPSSEIQMHINQNLTPVIFTPLGGLKMTYLAMPVQLRT
- the dnaA gene encoding chromosomal replication initiator protein DnaA gives rise to the protein MEVSLDSLWSQVLKRLQIELSRPTFETWIKTANAERLENNCLVIITPNPFARNWLQKYYINTIANVVQNILGYPVEIYITVAQGGEVTPIDKRETAEKFPNSSFVSESLTQKTQMNAELNSKYVFSRFVVGANNRMAHAASLAVAESPGKEFNPLFLCGGVGLGKTHLMQAIGHYRWEICPNSKIFYVSTEQFTNDLITAIRKDSMQSFREHYRAADVLLVDDIQFLEGKEYTQEEFFHTFNTLHEAGKQVVIASDRPPNQIPQLQERLSSRFSMGLIADIQPPDLETRMAILQKKAEYENIRLQRDVIEYIATNYKSNIRELEGALIRALAYISIWGLPMTVENITPVLETPSEKLAATPEVILATIAENFDVSIEDLKSNSRRREISWARQIAMYLMRQHTDLSLPRIGEEFGGKDHTTVMYSCEKITQLKESDRNLGNTLRQLSDRINMTSRSQKSSRN